From Pseudarthrobacter equi, a single genomic window includes:
- a CDS encoding alpha/beta hydrolase: protein MTAGPDHSPFSSATSGTGPRAGVVLSHGFTGSPHSLRSWAQALAGAGFAVRMPLLPGHGTSWQDLSRTRWQQWHGALDDAFLELDAECEHVFAAGLSMGGALALRVAATRPVAGVVLVNPGLVIDDPRAPLAGILKLVMKSTPAIANDILKAGIDEGAYPRTPVAAAHELNKMFKDTARLLPRITAPVQVYRSAVDHVVSDSSISVLRRGLTHAPLELVRLENSYHVATMDNDAEQIFQGSVDFIRATLAALAPGVPAPVPGSGEAGNEQA, encoded by the coding sequence ATGACTGCCGGCCCGGACCACAGTCCCTTCAGCAGTGCCACCAGCGGCACCGGGCCACGCGCCGGTGTAGTGCTGTCCCATGGGTTCACGGGCAGCCCGCACAGCCTGCGCAGCTGGGCGCAGGCGCTTGCCGGGGCCGGCTTCGCGGTGCGGATGCCGCTCCTGCCGGGCCATGGCACCAGCTGGCAGGACCTGTCGCGCACGCGGTGGCAACAATGGCACGGCGCCCTGGATGATGCGTTCCTGGAACTGGATGCCGAATGCGAGCACGTTTTCGCTGCCGGGCTGAGCATGGGCGGCGCCCTTGCGCTGCGGGTCGCCGCCACGCGGCCGGTGGCCGGCGTGGTCCTGGTGAACCCCGGGCTGGTGATTGATGACCCCCGCGCTCCGTTGGCAGGGATCCTGAAACTGGTCATGAAGAGCACCCCGGCCATCGCCAACGACATCCTGAAGGCGGGCATTGATGAAGGTGCCTATCCGCGCACTCCCGTCGCCGCTGCACACGAACTGAACAAGATGTTCAAGGACACCGCCAGGCTGCTCCCCCGCATCACGGCACCGGTCCAGGTCTACCGGTCTGCCGTGGACCATGTGGTGTCGGACAGCAGTATTTCCGTCCTGCGCCGTGGCCTGACCCATGCGCCTCTGGAGCTGGTCCGTCTGGAGAACAGCTACCACGTGGCCACCATGGACAACGACGCCGAACAGATATTCCAGGGTTCGGTGGACTTCATCCGGGCAACGCTTGCTGCGTTGGCGCCCGGCGTGCCGGCTCCCGTACCGGGGTCCGGGGAGGCCGGAAATGAACAGGCCTGA
- a CDS encoding alpha/beta hydrolase, whose amino-acid sequence MTESSTPPRPVAFSYPGHGPNADIGIAICHGFTGSPLSVLPWAEHLAAQGYAVTVPLLPGHGTHWRELAQTGWRDWFGSFEAAYLDLSARTSTCFVAGLSMGGAVALLTAARHKTAGVSIVNPGLSFYDRRVRVIGLLKFFHRTTIPIPEEHSTAPATEDGDYSRTPLAAVHELKKLFNATLRELPAVTAPVQVFKSVTDEVVPPTSLELLRARLRDRVTEVVELAGSGHVATLDVDAPEIFARSSEFFRDHARQSSPSETP is encoded by the coding sequence ATGACTGAAAGCAGCACACCGCCCCGCCCCGTCGCGTTCAGTTATCCCGGCCATGGCCCCAATGCGGACATCGGCATCGCCATTTGCCACGGCTTCACGGGCAGCCCGCTCAGCGTGCTGCCGTGGGCGGAGCATCTCGCAGCCCAGGGCTACGCGGTGACCGTCCCCCTGCTGCCCGGCCATGGAACGCACTGGCGGGAACTCGCCCAGACGGGGTGGCGCGACTGGTTCGGCAGTTTCGAGGCGGCCTACCTCGATCTCTCCGCCAGGACCTCCACCTGCTTCGTAGCAGGCCTGTCCATGGGCGGTGCAGTGGCCCTGCTGACCGCCGCCAGGCATAAGACTGCCGGCGTGAGCATCGTCAACCCCGGCCTGAGTTTTTATGACCGGCGCGTCCGGGTGATCGGGCTGCTGAAGTTCTTCCATCGCACCACCATTCCCATTCCGGAGGAACATTCAACGGCGCCCGCCACTGAAGACGGCGACTACTCGAGGACGCCCCTGGCGGCAGTGCACGAGCTCAAGAAGCTGTTCAACGCAACACTCCGGGAACTGCCTGCGGTCACGGCACCGGTGCAGGTCTTCAAATCCGTGACCGATGAGGTGGTACCGCCCACCTCCCTGGAACTGCTGAGGGCACGGCTGCGCGACAGGGTGACGGAGGTGGTTGAACTTGCGGGCAGCGGACACGTGGCTACGCTGGACGTTGACGCGCCGGAAATCTTCGCCCGGTCCAGCGAGTTCTTCCGTGACCACGCCCGCCAATCCAGCCCTTCGGAGACCCCATGA
- a CDS encoding lysophospholipid acyltransferase family protein: protein MFYWVMKRIFLGPVLKLLFRPWVKGLDNIPAEGAAIIASNHLSFSDSIFMPLMVRRPVVFLAKSEYFTGTGIKGRATALFFRLTNQLPMDRSGGAASAASLSAGMDVLTSGGLLGIYPEGTRSPDSKLYRGKVGVARLALQAGVPVIPVAMIGTDKVQPIGKRLPNIRRIGMIFGEPLDFSSYQDQAEDRGTQRTVADRIMLELQRLSGQEYVDEYAAVVKLRLAGKPGEPAAAAEPLASPPTGGDDSGGEPATH, encoded by the coding sequence GTGTTTTATTGGGTCATGAAGAGGATTTTCCTCGGTCCTGTTCTGAAGCTTCTTTTCCGCCCCTGGGTCAAGGGCCTGGACAACATTCCGGCCGAGGGCGCGGCGATCATCGCCTCGAACCACCTGTCGTTTTCCGACTCGATCTTCATGCCACTGATGGTCCGCCGCCCGGTGGTCTTCCTGGCCAAGTCCGAATACTTCACCGGCACCGGAATCAAGGGCCGCGCGACAGCGCTCTTCTTCCGGCTCACCAACCAGTTGCCCATGGACAGGTCCGGCGGCGCAGCCTCTGCTGCCTCCCTCAGCGCCGGCATGGACGTACTGACCAGCGGCGGCCTGCTGGGGATCTACCCGGAAGGGACCAGGAGCCCCGATTCCAAGCTGTACCGGGGCAAGGTGGGTGTCGCCAGGCTGGCCCTCCAGGCAGGGGTCCCCGTCATCCCCGTGGCGATGATCGGCACTGACAAGGTGCAACCCATCGGAAAACGGCTCCCCAACATCCGGCGGATCGGAATGATTTTCGGTGAACCGCTCGACTTCAGCAGCTACCAGGACCAGGCCGAGGACCGTGGCACCCAGCGGACGGTGGCGGACCGCATCATGCTGGAACTGCAGCGGCTGTCCGGGCAGGAATACGTGGACGAATACGCTGCCGTGGTGAAGCTGCGCCTGGCCGGCAAGCCCGGCGAGCCGGCCGCCGCAGCGGAGCCCCTGGCGTCGCCGCCGACTGGCGGAGACGACTCCGGCGGGGAGCCGGCGACACACTGA
- a CDS encoding class II 3-deoxy-7-phosphoheptulonate synthase, with the protein MVTQLSANPAFPLSGNSQSGAATYPGLDDWRGLPISQQPSWQDTEVFDASVKELSVLPPLVFAGEVDVLRERLAAAAQGKAFLLQGGDCAETFEAATADKISARVKTILQMAVVLTYGAAMPVIKMGRMAGQFAKPRSSNDETRDGVTLPAYRGDIVNGYEFTPESRGHDASRMLRAYHTSASTLNLIRAFTQGGFADLRSVHQWNKGFTENPAHARYESLARDIDRAIKFMDSCGADFEALKRVEFFASHEALLLDYERALTRIDSRTGFPYDTSAHFLWIGERTRELDHAHVDFLSRVRNPIGVKLGPSTTGDDALRLIDKLDPEREPGRLTFITRMGAGNIREKLPAVVEKVTASGAQVLWVTDPMHGNTVTSPNGYKTRNFDDVIDEVRGFFEVHHALGTVPGGLHAEMTGDDVAECLGGADPIDQDAFLDRYESVCDPRLNHMQSLEMAFLVAGALAKN; encoded by the coding sequence ATGGTGACTCAGCTATCTGCAAACCCAGCCTTTCCCCTGTCCGGCAACTCCCAAAGCGGCGCCGCCACCTATCCCGGACTTGACGACTGGCGCGGGCTGCCCATCTCGCAGCAGCCCAGCTGGCAGGACACGGAGGTGTTCGATGCCTCCGTGAAGGAGCTTTCGGTGCTCCCGCCACTGGTTTTCGCCGGCGAAGTGGATGTCCTCCGGGAGCGCCTGGCCGCAGCAGCGCAAGGCAAGGCATTCCTCCTGCAGGGCGGCGACTGCGCGGAGACCTTCGAGGCAGCCACGGCAGACAAGATCAGCGCCCGCGTCAAGACCATTCTCCAGATGGCGGTGGTGCTCACCTACGGCGCGGCCATGCCCGTGATCAAAATGGGCCGGATGGCAGGACAGTTCGCCAAGCCCCGTTCCTCCAACGACGAAACCCGGGACGGCGTGACCCTTCCGGCCTACCGGGGCGACATCGTCAACGGATACGAATTCACCCCCGAATCCCGCGGACACGACGCGTCCCGGATGCTGCGGGCCTACCACACCTCCGCTTCCACGCTGAACCTCATCCGGGCCTTTACACAGGGCGGTTTCGCCGACCTCCGGTCCGTCCACCAGTGGAACAAGGGCTTCACCGAGAACCCCGCGCACGCCCGCTACGAATCACTGGCGCGCGACATCGACCGCGCCATCAAGTTCATGGACTCCTGCGGCGCGGACTTCGAGGCCCTCAAACGAGTGGAATTCTTCGCCAGCCACGAAGCGCTGCTGCTTGATTACGAACGCGCACTGACCCGGATCGACTCGCGGACCGGCTTCCCCTACGACACGTCGGCCCACTTCCTGTGGATCGGGGAGCGGACCCGCGAACTCGACCACGCCCACGTCGATTTCCTGTCGCGGGTGCGCAACCCCATCGGCGTGAAGCTCGGCCCGTCCACCACCGGCGACGACGCCCTGCGGCTCATCGACAAGCTGGACCCGGAACGCGAACCGGGCCGCCTGACCTTCATCACCCGCATGGGAGCCGGCAACATCCGTGAAAAGCTGCCCGCCGTCGTCGAAAAGGTCACGGCGTCCGGCGCCCAGGTCCTGTGGGTCACCGACCCCATGCACGGCAACACGGTCACCTCACCTAACGGGTACAAGACCCGCAACTTCGACGACGTCATCGACGAAGTGCGCGGCTTCTTCGAGGTGCACCACGCACTGGGCACGGTACCGGGCGGCCTGCACGCCGAGATGACCGGCGACGACGTTGCGGAGTGCCTGGGCGGCGCGGACCCGATCGACCAGGACGCGTTCCTGGACCGCTACGAGTCTGTCTGCGATCCCCGCCTGAACCACATGCAGTCACTCGAAATGGCCTTCCTGGTGGCCGGGGCACTCGCCAAGAACTGA
- a CDS encoding Stk1 family PASTA domain-containing Ser/Thr kinase, translating to MQENVSDPLVGTLVDNRYAIRSKLARGGMSTVYLAEDQRLERDVALKVLHPHFSADESFLGRLGREAKAAAKLSHPHVVGVLDQGNDGHTTYLVMEYIKGHTLRDVITDKGALPPRLALALIDPVVEGLAAAHAAGFIHRDVKPENVLIADDGRIKVGDFGLARAVTTSTSSGALIGTVAYLSPELVLGRPADARSDVYSVGIMLYEMLTGKQPFGGDVPIQVAYQHVNSTVGPPSALVPGLAAEVDELVQWCTANDPENRPVDGSALLQELRHIRTNLTDSELDLQPPAALGASLHGIPGTTGLPGAADPSAGPSHTEFIPHISNQTSVMPAGRPVPPPYQPAGPATAARNPAPAPRPGHALTPPGEDESPAWAPAPPALSKRAQRKAEKDDEKARARAAATPARSLREGNPRRRGILWIIVLVIAALLATGAGWFFGMGPGAAAAIPAVANRTVAEAQQLLSDAGFRSTTSDVFDDAVPSGRVVGSDPQAGAEIRKFQPVSLLVSKGPQLYPLPQLTAGTLDEAKNALNAAGMALGKVTEQFDEGASAGTVLAQDPAAGTPARRGTAVAMVVSKGPEPIAVPSVVGKAENQAVDAIEAAGLKAEVAKDEVFDRKVPEGAVVSQSPASGTLTRGGTVTLTISKGPRMVEVPSFIGKQAGEAEQALRKLGFEVRLNKVLGGFFGTVRDQDPVDTEVPEGSVITLTVV from the coding sequence GTGCAGGAAAACGTGTCTGACCCCCTTGTAGGAACGCTGGTGGATAACCGCTACGCCATCAGGTCCAAGCTGGCGCGGGGCGGCATGTCCACTGTGTACCTTGCCGAGGACCAGCGGCTGGAACGCGATGTAGCCCTGAAAGTGCTGCATCCGCACTTCTCCGCGGATGAAAGTTTCCTGGGCAGGCTGGGCCGTGAAGCCAAGGCCGCCGCGAAGCTGTCCCATCCCCACGTGGTGGGGGTCCTGGACCAGGGCAATGACGGCCACACGACGTACCTGGTGATGGAGTACATCAAGGGACACACCCTGCGGGACGTCATCACTGACAAGGGCGCCCTGCCGCCACGGCTGGCATTGGCCCTGATCGACCCGGTGGTGGAAGGCCTTGCGGCAGCGCACGCCGCCGGCTTCATCCACCGGGACGTCAAACCCGAGAATGTCCTCATCGCCGACGACGGCCGGATCAAGGTGGGCGACTTCGGCCTTGCCCGGGCCGTGACAACGTCCACCAGCAGCGGCGCGCTGATCGGAACGGTTGCCTACCTCTCCCCTGAGCTGGTCTTGGGCCGGCCCGCCGATGCCCGCAGTGACGTTTACTCCGTCGGCATCATGCTTTACGAAATGCTGACCGGCAAACAGCCCTTTGGCGGCGACGTTCCCATCCAGGTGGCCTACCAGCACGTCAACAGCACGGTGGGTCCGCCGTCCGCGCTCGTTCCGGGCCTCGCAGCTGAAGTGGATGAACTCGTGCAGTGGTGCACTGCGAACGATCCCGAGAACCGCCCGGTTGACGGAAGCGCGCTGCTGCAGGAACTCCGCCACATCCGCACCAACCTGACCGATTCCGAACTCGACCTGCAGCCACCGGCAGCTCTGGGAGCTTCCCTTCACGGAATTCCCGGGACCACGGGACTGCCGGGCGCAGCGGATCCCTCCGCCGGGCCCAGCCATACCGAGTTCATCCCGCACATCAGCAATCAGACGTCCGTCATGCCCGCCGGCCGTCCGGTGCCGCCTCCCTACCAGCCGGCAGGCCCTGCCACGGCCGCCCGCAACCCAGCGCCGGCACCGCGCCCCGGCCACGCCCTCACCCCGCCCGGCGAGGACGAGAGTCCGGCCTGGGCCCCGGCTCCCCCGGCACTGAGCAAGCGGGCCCAGCGCAAGGCGGAAAAGGACGATGAGAAGGCCCGCGCACGGGCTGCCGCCACACCGGCTCGAAGCCTGCGCGAAGGCAACCCACGGCGGAGGGGCATTCTGTGGATCATCGTCCTGGTTATTGCCGCGCTGCTTGCCACCGGAGCAGGCTGGTTCTTCGGGATGGGTCCGGGTGCGGCGGCAGCAATACCAGCGGTGGCCAACAGGACCGTAGCGGAGGCCCAGCAACTGCTGAGCGATGCAGGATTCCGTTCGACCACCAGCGACGTCTTCGACGATGCCGTTCCCAGCGGCCGGGTGGTAGGCAGCGACCCGCAGGCCGGAGCGGAGATCCGCAAGTTCCAGCCGGTTTCACTGCTCGTATCGAAGGGCCCCCAGCTTTACCCCCTGCCGCAACTGACGGCCGGCACCCTCGACGAGGCCAAAAACGCCCTCAACGCCGCTGGAATGGCGCTGGGCAAAGTTACCGAACAGTTTGACGAGGGGGCATCGGCGGGGACTGTGCTCGCCCAGGATCCTGCAGCCGGTACTCCTGCCCGGCGGGGCACCGCAGTGGCAATGGTGGTCTCCAAGGGCCCCGAGCCCATTGCCGTTCCCTCTGTGGTGGGGAAGGCGGAAAACCAGGCGGTCGACGCCATCGAGGCAGCGGGCCTGAAGGCGGAGGTAGCCAAGGACGAGGTCTTCGACAGGAAGGTCCCGGAGGGCGCCGTGGTCAGCCAGAGTCCTGCCAGCGGGACGCTGACCCGCGGCGGAACGGTCACCTTGACCATTTCGAAGGGTCCCCGGATGGTGGAGGTCCCAAGCTTTATCGGCAAGCAGGCGGGGGAAGCCGAACAAGCATTGCGGAAGCTTGGATTTGAGGTCCGGCTTAACAAGGTCCTGGGTGGATTCTTCGGCACCGTAAGGGACCAGGATCCGGTGGACACGGAAGTTCCGGAAGGGTCCGTCATCACCTTGACAGTGGTGTAG
- a CDS encoding lytic transglycosylase domain-containing protein — translation MTMSRSPKQPPRPSLPMIAATTAALPAVVLSSLALAQPATAQQPSRPLPATLTAAMNAQAAAKATATVIPASSVSTMIPAAFKPAQNSAPAEYTVARGDTISAIAGKFNLNTGEVLRLNNLQANTIIYPGQKIKLSGSPAAAAPAPAAPAAAPASAAGATYTVKSGDTLGAIAARHNVSLGDVFSWNNLNMRSIIYPGQKIKVGAGSQAPAAPAAAAAPAAPLANTSAPQAPAAGSYTVKAGDTLSAIASRHGVKLPELLSANGLNLGSIIYPGNKLNVPSSGSQPAAAQPAAPAAPLVPSSFLGFTYPPAVVNSANENKALLNASPVPSRAEMQNIVADTARRMGVEPSLALAFAYQESGFNQRAVSPANAIGTMQVIPSSGQWASDLVGRKLNLLDPYDNATAGVAIIRQLLATSKDRDTAIAGYYQGQYSVSKYGMYDDTKTYVAAIKAHQKNFG, via the coding sequence ATGACGATGTCCCGCTCGCCGAAGCAACCCCCCAGGCCGAGCTTGCCGATGATTGCTGCGACGACGGCGGCACTGCCGGCGGTTGTCCTGTCGTCCCTGGCCCTCGCACAGCCGGCCACTGCCCAGCAGCCATCCAGACCGCTCCCCGCGACCCTGACCGCGGCGATGAACGCGCAGGCAGCAGCCAAGGCCACGGCAACGGTCATTCCGGCCTCATCCGTTTCCACCATGATTCCGGCGGCCTTTAAACCCGCACAGAATTCTGCGCCTGCCGAATATACAGTCGCCCGCGGAGACACCATCAGCGCCATCGCAGGAAAATTCAACCTGAACACCGGGGAAGTGCTCAGGCTGAACAATCTCCAGGCGAACACCATCATTTACCCGGGGCAAAAGATTAAGCTGTCCGGCAGTCCTGCCGCAGCAGCCCCGGCCCCCGCCGCGCCGGCCGCTGCACCCGCTTCGGCCGCCGGCGCCACCTACACCGTCAAGTCCGGTGACACATTGGGCGCCATTGCCGCCCGGCACAACGTCAGCCTGGGGGATGTCTTCAGCTGGAACAACCTCAACATGAGGTCCATCATCTATCCCGGCCAGAAGATCAAGGTGGGCGCCGGTTCGCAGGCACCTGCTGCCCCCGCGGCCGCAGCGGCACCGGCGGCCCCACTCGCCAACACGTCAGCCCCGCAGGCTCCGGCGGCCGGCTCCTACACCGTCAAGGCGGGCGACACCCTGTCCGCCATCGCATCGCGCCATGGGGTGAAGCTGCCCGAGCTCCTTTCGGCTAATGGGCTGAACCTCGGCTCCATCATTTACCCGGGCAACAAACTGAATGTCCCAAGCTCAGGCTCGCAGCCTGCTGCTGCGCAGCCGGCAGCGCCCGCTGCCCCGCTGGTACCCAGTTCCTTCCTTGGGTTCACCTACCCGCCGGCGGTGGTGAACTCCGCCAATGAAAACAAGGCACTGCTGAATGCTTCCCCGGTCCCGTCCCGGGCAGAGATGCAGAACATCGTGGCAGACACCGCCCGCCGCATGGGTGTCGAGCCGTCACTGGCCCTGGCGTTCGCCTACCAGGAGTCCGGTTTCAACCAGCGCGCAGTCTCCCCTGCCAACGCCATCGGGACCATGCAGGTCATTCCCAGCTCCGGCCAATGGGCCTCGGACCTGGTAGGCCGCAAACTGAACCTGCTCGATCCCTATGACAACGCCACCGCAGGAGTTGCCATCATCCGCCAGCTGCTTGCTACCAGCAAGGACCGGGACACCGCCATCGCAGGCTACTACCAGGGCCAGTACTCGGTAAGTAAGTACGGGATGTACGACGACACCAAAACCTATGTGGCAGCCATCAAGGCACACCAGAAGAACTTCGGCTAA
- a CDS encoding Rv2175c family DNA-binding protein, protein MSNVENLVGEWLPLPDVAQLLNVSITRVHGLIDERALVAARVGERKIRSVPAEFLQDGQVVDSLKGTIVVLADAGYSDEDLIIWLFTPDESLRGRPIDALREGRKTEIRRRAQTLAW, encoded by the coding sequence GTGAGTAACGTAGAAAACCTCGTGGGCGAATGGTTGCCCCTCCCCGATGTCGCCCAATTGCTGAATGTTTCCATTACCAGGGTCCATGGCCTGATTGATGAGCGCGCCCTCGTGGCTGCGCGTGTGGGCGAACGGAAGATCCGCTCGGTACCTGCAGAATTCCTCCAGGACGGCCAGGTGGTGGACAGCCTTAAAGGCACCATTGTTGTCCTGGCCGACGCCGGCTATTCCGACGAAGACCTGATCATATGGCTGTTCACTCCGGACGAGTCGCTTCGCGGCCGGCCCATTGACGCCTTGCGCGAGGGACGAAAGACCGAGATCCGGCGCAGGGCGCAGACCCTGGCCTGGTAA
- a CDS encoding polyprenyl synthetase family protein yields the protein MTGAEQLRNEQADFVASVAGELTGFLTSRQGIMSGISPDIDPIMGSISNLVTGGKRLRALMCYWGWRGAGGDAGAAEVVTAGAALELFQAAALIHDDIIDRSDTRRGGPSVHRRFSQLHEAQGWALDSGRFGQAAAILAGDLCLSFSEEAFTDIGERAASGSRARLIFNLMRAEVMAGQYLDILEEVAGPVRDRAGAVSRAQSIIRFKSAKYSTEHPLALGGALAGATNDLLRGYSAFALPLGEAFQLRDDVLGVFGDPLTTGKPAGDDLREGKRTVLVALALDQASPAESAFIDSRLGSPELDDGDVQEIRRIIEDSGALQATEVLIGEYGNAAYEALEALQLDELPKTALRRLAEATVSRAS from the coding sequence GTGACTGGCGCCGAGCAGTTAAGGAACGAACAGGCCGACTTTGTGGCCTCGGTGGCCGGGGAATTGACCGGCTTCCTCACGTCCCGCCAGGGGATCATGTCCGGCATCTCCCCGGACATCGATCCCATCATGGGTTCAATCTCGAACCTCGTCACCGGCGGCAAGCGGCTGCGCGCCCTGATGTGCTACTGGGGCTGGCGCGGGGCGGGCGGAGACGCCGGCGCCGCTGAGGTGGTGACGGCAGGAGCCGCCCTCGAACTTTTCCAGGCCGCCGCCCTGATCCATGACGACATCATTGACCGCTCGGATACCCGCCGTGGCGGCCCCAGCGTCCACCGCAGGTTCAGCCAACTGCACGAGGCCCAGGGCTGGGCCCTGGACAGCGGGCGGTTCGGGCAGGCAGCAGCCATCCTCGCCGGCGACCTGTGCCTTTCCTTCAGTGAAGAGGCATTCACGGATATCGGCGAACGGGCGGCGTCGGGCAGCCGGGCACGGTTGATCTTCAACCTTATGAGGGCCGAAGTCATGGCGGGGCAGTACCTGGACATCCTGGAAGAGGTGGCCGGGCCGGTCCGAGACCGCGCGGGCGCCGTCAGCCGGGCGCAGTCGATCATCAGGTTCAAGAGCGCCAAGTACTCCACGGAGCACCCCCTGGCCCTGGGCGGCGCCCTGGCCGGCGCCACCAACGACCTGCTGCGCGGCTATTCAGCCTTCGCCCTTCCCTTGGGTGAGGCATTCCAGCTTCGCGACGACGTCCTGGGAGTTTTCGGGGACCCCCTCACCACGGGCAAACCGGCCGGAGATGACTTGCGTGAAGGCAAGCGCACCGTGCTGGTGGCGCTGGCCCTGGACCAGGCTTCTCCGGCGGAGTCCGCCTTCATCGACTCCAGGCTGGGGAGCCCGGAGCTGGATGACGGGGACGTCCAGGAAATCCGCCGGATCATCGAAGACTCAGGAGCGCTGCAGGCCACAGAAGTGCTGATTGGGGAATACGGCAATGCGGCCTACGAGGCCCTGGAGGCGCTCCAGCTGGATGAGCTGCCCAAGACCGCTCTCAGGAGGCTGGCCGAGGCTACTGTCAGCCGGGCCTCCTGA
- the dinB gene encoding DNA polymerase IV — MHVDMDAFFVSVELRTRPELRGKPVIVGFPGERSVVLSGSYEARAFGVKSAMPMAVAARMCPQAVIIEPRHKLYYEVSAQLMAIFESVTELVEPLSVDEAFLDVTGAIRRLGPPRDIGELIRRRVASELGITASVGIAESKFVAKIASTRCKPDGLLLIGPDQTVPYLHSLPVGALWGVGAKTAEVLARMGIRTVADVAATPVSTLRRMLGAGGEHVHRLSWGIDPRAVTPVRLEKSIGAEETFAVDTSDDALLHRELLRLSHRTAGRLRSSGMVARTVALKLRFADFSTITRSRTLQAPVDSAQLIYAVAVQLLESVGPRAMSVRLVGVRAEQLEDTATTSVQLTIDRRDENWRAAEQVLDEVTRKFGSKSVLPARLMEPGSGAG, encoded by the coding sequence ATGCACGTGGACATGGACGCCTTCTTCGTCTCGGTCGAACTCCGGACACGCCCCGAACTTCGCGGCAAGCCAGTGATCGTCGGCTTTCCGGGGGAGCGCTCAGTGGTCCTGTCCGGCTCCTATGAGGCGCGGGCTTTTGGCGTTAAATCAGCCATGCCCATGGCCGTCGCTGCCAGGATGTGCCCGCAGGCCGTCATCATCGAACCGCGGCACAAGCTGTACTACGAAGTCTCGGCGCAGCTGATGGCCATCTTCGAATCCGTGACTGAACTGGTGGAGCCGCTCAGCGTGGATGAAGCCTTCCTTGACGTCACCGGAGCAATTCGCAGGCTGGGCCCCCCGAGGGACATCGGTGAACTCATTCGGCGCCGGGTCGCCTCGGAGCTCGGCATCACGGCATCTGTGGGCATCGCCGAGTCGAAGTTCGTGGCGAAGATCGCCTCCACCCGCTGTAAACCGGACGGCCTGCTGCTCATCGGCCCCGATCAAACCGTGCCGTACCTGCACAGCCTGCCGGTGGGGGCGCTGTGGGGTGTCGGGGCAAAGACAGCTGAAGTCCTGGCACGGATGGGAATCCGGACGGTGGCGGATGTGGCCGCCACTCCCGTTTCCACTCTCCGCCGGATGCTCGGCGCCGGCGGTGAGCACGTGCACCGGCTGTCCTGGGGTATCGACCCCAGGGCGGTTACGCCCGTGCGGCTGGAAAAGAGCATCGGAGCGGAAGAGACTTTTGCCGTTGACACATCCGATGACGCCCTCCTCCACCGCGAACTCCTTCGGCTGTCCCACCGCACGGCCGGACGCCTGCGAAGCTCCGGCATGGTGGCGAGGACCGTGGCCTTGAAACTGCGCTTTGCGGACTTTTCCACCATCACCCGCAGCCGCACCCTGCAGGCTCCCGTTGACAGTGCACAGCTGATCTATGCGGTGGCGGTCCAGTTGCTGGAGTCAGTCGGGCCCCGTGCCATGTCCGTCCGGCTGGTGGGAGTGCGTGCCGAGCAGCTGGAGGACACGGCAACAACCTCAGTGCAGCTAACCATCGACCGGCGGGATGAGAATTGGCGCGCCGCGGAACAGGTCCTGGACGAGGTCACCCGAAAATTCGGTTCCAAATCGGTGCTTCCTGCCCGCCTCATGGAACCCGGAAGCGGTGCGGGTTAA